A section of the Cytophagia bacterium CHB2 genome encodes:
- a CDS encoding TldD/PmbA family protein yields MGALTIPIMGKPTSLFGALTAVPNGDKRKLADAALNAATAKGATYADVRIGRYLNQFVITRENKVQNIVNTESYGAGVRVIANGTWGFAATNQVTQDAIAKAAEQAVAIAKANAALQTEPVQLAPVKGHGEVTWKTPIEKNAFEVPISEKVDLLMSVNDAAMKNGANFVNSFLFLVNEQKYYASTDGSYIDQDVHRIWPNFVVTAIDPQKGKFQTRDALSAPMGMGWEYLSARPESKVAGVTTRYGKHYDMLEDATAAAKQAKEKHSAKTVEAGKYDLVLDPSHLWLTIHESVGHPLELDRVLGYEANYAGTSFATLDKWKSKSFNYGSKLVQLFADKTQTGSLGAVGYDDEGVKCKRWDLVKDGILVNYQAIRDQVHMLGENESHGCCYADNWSSVQFQRMPNVSLAAGKEKLSVEDMIKGVEKGIYIIGDGSYSIDQQRYNFQFGGQLFYEIKNGKIAGMLRDVAYQSNTQEFWNSCVAICDESDYRLGGSFFDGKGEPGQISAVSHGCATSRFNGVNVINTERKI; encoded by the coding sequence ATGGGCGCGCTCACCATTCCGATCATGGGCAAGCCAACGTCCTTGTTCGGCGCGCTAACGGCCGTGCCCAACGGCGACAAACGAAAACTGGCGGACGCCGCTTTGAACGCGGCCACGGCCAAAGGCGCGACCTATGCCGACGTGCGCATCGGACGCTATCTCAACCAATTCGTGATCACGCGTGAAAACAAAGTGCAGAACATCGTCAACACCGAATCCTACGGCGCGGGCGTGCGCGTGATTGCCAACGGCACCTGGGGCTTTGCTGCTACCAACCAGGTGACGCAAGATGCGATTGCCAAAGCCGCAGAACAGGCCGTCGCGATTGCGAAAGCGAATGCCGCATTGCAAACCGAGCCGGTGCAGCTTGCGCCGGTGAAAGGCCACGGCGAGGTAACATGGAAAACGCCTATCGAGAAGAATGCCTTCGAGGTACCCATCTCCGAAAAAGTCGATTTGCTGATGTCGGTCAACGATGCCGCCATGAAAAACGGCGCAAATTTCGTCAATTCCTTTCTGTTTTTGGTGAATGAACAAAAATATTATGCCTCCACCGACGGCTCCTACATCGACCAAGACGTTCATCGCATCTGGCCGAATTTTGTGGTCACCGCCATTGATCCGCAAAAGGGCAAATTTCAAACACGCGATGCGTTGAGCGCGCCCATGGGCATGGGCTGGGAGTATCTCAGCGCCCGCCCGGAAAGCAAAGTTGCGGGCGTAACCACGCGCTACGGCAAACACTACGATATGCTCGAGGACGCAACCGCCGCCGCCAAACAGGCCAAAGAAAAACACAGCGCCAAAACCGTGGAAGCGGGCAAATACGATCTCGTGCTCGATCCTTCGCATCTCTGGCTCACCATTCATGAATCCGTCGGCCATCCGCTGGAATTGGATCGCGTGTTGGGCTATGAAGCCAACTATGCCGGCACCAGTTTCGCGACACTCGACAAGTGGAAATCGAAATCCTTCAACTATGGCAGCAAACTCGTGCAACTCTTCGCCGATAAAACGCAAACCGGCTCGCTCGGCGCCGTGGGCTACGACGATGAAGGCGTCAAATGCAAACGCTGGGATTTGGTGAAGGACGGCATTCTGGTGAATTATCAAGCGATTCGCGATCAGGTTCATATGCTCGGCGAAAACGAATCACATGGCTGCTGCTATGCCGACAACTGGAGTTCGGTGCAATTCCAGCGCATGCCGAATGTTTCATTGGCCGCCGGCAAAGAGAAACTCTCGGTCGAAGACATGATCAAGGGTGTGGAGAAGGGCATCTATATTATCGGCGACGGCTCGTATTCGATCGATCAGCAGCGCTACAATTTCCAATTTGGCGGCCAGTTGTTTTATGAAATCAAAAACGGCAAGATTGCCGGCATGCTGCGCGATGTGGCCTATCAATCCAACACACAGGAGTTCTGGAATTCCTGCGTGGCGATTTGCGACGAAAGCGATTACCGCTTAGGCGGATCGTTCTTTGACGGCAAAGGCGAACCCGGGCAAATCAGCGCGGTATCGCACGGCTGTGCCACGTCGCGGTTCAACGGCGTCAATGTCATCAATACCGAGAGAAAAATCTAG
- a CDS encoding PorT family protein, whose amino-acid sequence MKKNLLLLLLITLAAPALHAQNSDNRRSLEVTGGTNHSRFTDEGADCLLGLFFGADLVLCENGPLRFSTGVQYRGSGSTYEFGEDFGEGGSYSFETRESLRYFSIPAEVRYEFGAGKVKPFVRGGGTLGLLLSAKSKTITNFNGRKNESETDIKDQKKSTNIAFSLGGGVSFPLGKYRGIVSVRYLIGLTNIVKNNGASSVRTNDLTYSVGFGVPIL is encoded by the coding sequence ATGAAAAAAAATCTATTGCTGCTGTTGTTGATCACATTGGCAGCGCCGGCATTACACGCGCAGAATTCGGACAACCGCCGCAGTCTGGAAGTGACCGGCGGAACGAATCATTCGAGGTTCACTGACGAGGGCGCGGATTGTTTGCTGGGCCTGTTCTTCGGCGCCGACCTGGTGTTGTGCGAAAACGGGCCGCTGCGTTTTTCCACCGGCGTGCAATATCGCGGCAGCGGCAGCACGTACGAATTCGGCGAGGATTTCGGCGAAGGCGGCAGCTATTCCTTCGAAACTCGCGAGTCGCTCCGCTACTTCAGCATTCCGGCGGAAGTCCGCTATGAATTTGGCGCGGGAAAAGTCAAGCCGTTCGTGCGCGGCGGCGGCACGCTCGGGCTGTTGCTCTCGGCCAAGAGCAAAACCATCACGAACTTCAACGGCCGGAAAAACGAGAGCGAAACCGATATTAAAGATCAAAAGAAATCGACGAATATCGCTTTTAGCCTCGGCGGCGGGGTGTCGTTTCCGCTGGGGAAATATCGCGGCATCGTCAGCGTGCGTTATCTCATCGGCTTGACGAATATCGTGAAAAACAACGGAGCATCCAGCGTGCGCACCAATGATTTGACGTATTCGGTAGGCTTCGGCGTTCCGATTTTATAG
- a CDS encoding response regulator: MWFRIISIGLTASLVLAWPDNLFAQKDNLKFERIAIEQGLSQNTIYCIRQDRKGFMWFGTQDGLNKFDGYDFKVYKHDPQNPNSLSNNVVRAIHESRDGTLWIGTNGGGLNKLVLDGTDRTEETFTLFKHDSQNPNSLSDNYVLSIHEDSRHRGEVLWIGTRYGGLNKFEVKTGRITRYQNDPGNANSLSDNYIISIYEDQAGTLWIGTYGGGLNKFDREKEIWDRYQYASMNPEDLGHNQIRTIYQDRAGTLWIGTGGGLDKLVLEGSNRQNSAITHYHHNPKDPASLSANAVWSIFEDQAGRFWIGTGNGLNQFDRVTEKFQRHHHDPDDPSSLSDNYVRAIGEDRSGMLWIGTWNGGLNKLDHRRGMFAHYRNIPNDANSLSHNNVRAIYAGRDSVLWIGTRGGGLNKFDRKKKIFTHYAEDPNGLSHNYVWSIFEDRAGEFWIGTYGDGLKKFDRQQERFTHYRHDPANPYSLSHKHVTPIYEDRTGVLWIGTDGGGLNRFDRAEETFKHYKHDANDSTSLSHDGIWSILQDRAGTLWIGTAGGGLNGFDARSETFNSYKNDPHDSLSLSNNHVFCIHEDSRNAGILWLGTWGGGLNKFDTATGKFVHYTEKDGLPNDVVYGILEDDHGNLWLSTNKGISRFNLQTETFKNYNIHDGLQSYEFNGGAYHQSKSGEMFFGGINGFNAFYPNEIKDNAHLPPIVITAVKKFDQVAKRDIAAADEIALSYRDKYLTFEFVALDYTNPEKNQYAYKMEGFDENWINAGARRFVSYTNLDPGNYVFKVKGSNNDGVWNEEGVAVKIAIAPPPWKTWWAYALYVLLVTSLLYGIRRYELNRLRLKNQLQLEHVEAEKLKELDHLKSKFFANISHEFRTPLTLILGPLENAVAKISDLVVKKQLAMAFEHGRRLLRLINQILDLSKLEAGGMELKASRNNLIPFLKGIVFVFESLAEKRRITLDFRSSYTNLEVYYDIEKMEQVFYNLISNAIKFIPPDAGGKITVTVTQSQISLLKKLPPNVECVRISIKDTGIGIPADQQPHIFNRFYRAENLPRNSQPGTGIGLALAKEIVELHFGQIDMNSEEGRGTEFIVTLPLGQDHLAANQIVEDDEPGENRLPRRVPEKISAGVLPENDHAADTESERESEVQDVILIVEDNQDVRTFIRQYLEPDYAVAEAVNGRDGFEKAAAAIPDLIICDVMMPELDGYELCHALKNDEKTSHIPIILLTAMGGEENKLQGLQTGADDYLTKPFSSKELLARVENLIAQRRKLRERFSREIVLKPSAIAITSTDERFLNRVKEAVEKNLGDEEFSVEDLGREVGMSRVQLHRKLKALTNQSASEFILSMRLQRAVDLLNQNAGTVAEIAYLVGFNTPNYFAKCFRKQFGCSPSEYKINLAQQVS, translated from the coding sequence ATGTGGTTCAGAATTATTTCGATTGGCTTGACAGCCAGCCTCGTTCTTGCCTGGCCGGATAACCTTTTTGCTCAAAAGGACAATCTCAAATTTGAGCGTATCGCTATCGAGCAGGGACTTTCCCAAAACACCATTTATTGCATTCGGCAGGATCGCAAAGGCTTCATGTGGTTTGGCACGCAGGACGGGCTGAACAAATTCGACGGTTATGATTTCAAGGTGTACAAACATGATCCGCAAAATCCCAATAGCTTGAGCAACAACGTCGTCCGGGCAATCCATGAATCACGCGATGGGACGCTTTGGATTGGCACCAACGGCGGCGGGCTTAATAAACTTGTCCTGGACGGAACGGATCGCACGGAAGAAACCTTCACGCTGTTCAAGCATGATTCTCAAAACCCCAACAGCTTGAGTGACAATTATGTTTTGTCGATTCATGAAGATTCCCGCCACCGCGGAGAAGTGCTTTGGATCGGCACCCGGTACGGCGGGCTTAACAAGTTTGAGGTGAAAACCGGAAGGATTACGCGTTATCAAAACGATCCCGGCAATGCCAACAGCCTGAGTGACAATTACATCATATCGATCTATGAAGATCAGGCCGGTACGCTTTGGATCGGCACGTATGGCGGCGGCTTGAATAAATTTGATCGGGAAAAAGAAATTTGGGACCGCTATCAATACGCTTCCATGAATCCCGAAGACTTGGGCCACAATCAGATCAGAACGATTTATCAAGACCGTGCGGGAACGCTTTGGATCGGTACCGGCGGCGGACTTGACAAGCTTGTCCTGGAAGGATCGAACCGGCAGAACAGCGCCATCACGCATTATCACCACAATCCTAAGGATCCTGCCAGTTTGAGCGCGAATGCAGTCTGGTCGATTTTTGAAGATCAAGCAGGCCGGTTTTGGATCGGCACCGGCAACGGCCTCAATCAATTCGATCGCGTCACGGAAAAATTCCAGCGCCATCATCATGATCCTGATGATCCCAGCAGCCTGAGTGATAATTATGTCCGCGCGATTGGCGAAGACCGCTCCGGCATGCTTTGGATCGGCACCTGGAACGGCGGGCTCAACAAGCTCGATCACCGCAGAGGGATGTTCGCGCATTACCGCAACATTCCGAATGACGCCAACAGCCTGAGCCATAACAATGTCCGCGCGATTTACGCCGGCCGCGACAGCGTGCTCTGGATCGGAACGCGGGGCGGCGGGCTTAACAAATTTGACCGGAAGAAGAAAATTTTTACGCATTACGCGGAAGACCCCAACGGCTTGAGCCACAATTATGTCTGGTCTATTTTTGAAGATCGCGCTGGAGAGTTTTGGATCGGCACGTATGGTGACGGGTTGAAGAAATTCGATCGACAACAAGAACGCTTCACGCATTACCGGCACGATCCGGCCAATCCCTACAGTTTGAGCCACAAGCACGTCACGCCGATCTATGAGGACCGTACCGGCGTGCTCTGGATCGGAACCGACGGCGGTGGACTCAACCGGTTTGATCGCGCTGAAGAAACGTTCAAACATTATAAACATGATGCCAACGATTCCACCAGCTTGAGCCACGACGGCATCTGGTCGATCTTGCAAGACCGCGCCGGCACATTATGGATCGGAACAGCCGGTGGGGGGCTCAATGGGTTCGATGCAAGAAGCGAAACATTTAATTCTTACAAAAATGATCCGCATGACTCCTTGAGCCTGAGCAATAATCACGTTTTCTGCATTCACGAAGATTCCCGCAACGCGGGGATACTTTGGCTCGGCACCTGGGGCGGCGGGCTGAACAAATTCGATACGGCCACCGGGAAATTCGTTCATTACACTGAAAAAGACGGGCTGCCCAATGACGTGGTTTATGGAATTTTGGAGGATGATCACGGCAATCTTTGGCTCAGCACCAACAAAGGTATTTCGCGATTCAACCTCCAAACCGAAACGTTCAAGAACTACAATATCCACGACGGCCTACAAAGTTATGAATTCAACGGCGGCGCTTATCACCAAAGCAAAAGCGGTGAAATGTTCTTTGGCGGCATCAACGGCTTCAATGCCTTTTATCCCAACGAGATCAAAGACAACGCCCACCTTCCGCCCATCGTGATTACGGCGGTCAAAAAATTCGATCAAGTCGCCAAGCGCGATATTGCGGCGGCGGATGAAATCGCGCTTTCCTACCGCGACAAATATTTGACCTTCGAGTTCGTCGCGTTGGATTACACCAATCCTGAAAAAAATCAGTATGCGTACAAGATGGAAGGTTTTGACGAAAATTGGATCAACGCCGGCGCCAGGCGCTTCGTCAGCTATACCAATCTCGATCCAGGAAATTATGTGTTCAAAGTCAAAGGTTCGAACAATGACGGGGTTTGGAACGAAGAGGGCGTCGCGGTGAAAATTGCGATTGCCCCGCCGCCGTGGAAAACCTGGTGGGCTTACGCCCTTTACGTTTTACTCGTTACGAGTTTGTTGTATGGCATTCGCCGCTACGAGTTGAATCGCCTGCGGCTGAAGAACCAGTTGCAGCTCGAACATGTGGAAGCGGAAAAGTTGAAAGAGCTGGATCATCTGAAATCCAAATTTTTTGCCAATATTTCCCACGAATTTCGCACGCCGCTCACGTTGATTCTCGGCCCTCTCGAAAATGCCGTTGCCAAAATTTCCGACCTCGTCGTGAAAAAACAGCTTGCCATGGCCTTCGAGCATGGCCGGCGCTTGCTGCGGCTGATCAACCAGATTCTCGACCTTTCAAAACTCGAGGCCGGCGGGATGGAATTAAAAGCGAGCCGCAACAATCTGATTCCATTCTTAAAGGGAATCGTTTTTGTTTTCGAATCGCTGGCTGAAAAGCGGCGGATTACCCTGGATTTTCGCTCGAGCTACACGAATCTCGAGGTTTACTATGATATCGAGAAAATGGAACAGGTCTTTTACAACCTGATCTCGAACGCCATCAAATTCATTCCTCCCGATGCGGGCGGAAAAATCACCGTGACGGTGACGCAGTCGCAGATATCGCTGCTCAAAAAACTGCCGCCCAATGTGGAATGCGTGCGCATCAGCATCAAGGACACCGGCATTGGCATTCCGGCGGATCAGCAGCCGCACATTTTCAACCGCTTTTATCGCGCCGAGAATTTGCCGAGGAACTCGCAACCGGGCACTGGCATCGGCCTGGCGCTGGCCAAGGAGATTGTGGAATTGCATTTCGGGCAAATCGACATGAACAGTGAGGAGGGCCGGGGCACGGAATTCATTGTGACGCTGCCGCTGGGCCAGGACCATTTGGCGGCAAATCAAATTGTTGAAGATGATGAGCCTGGCGAGAACAGATTACCGCGGCGCGTGCCGGAGAAGATTTCTGCAGGGGTTTTGCCGGAGAACGATCATGCTGCCGACACCGAGAGTGAGCGTGAAAGCGAGGTGCAGGACGTCATCTTGATCGTGGAAGACAACCAAGATGTCCGGACTTTTATTCGGCAATACCTGGAGCCGGATTACGCCGTCGCCGAGGCCGTGAATGGGCGTGATGGTTTTGAAAAAGCCGCCGCCGCCATTCCCGATCTGATTATCTGCGATGTCATGATGCCCGAGCTGGACGGCTACGAGTTGTGTCATGCTCTAAAGAATGACGAAAAAACCAGTCACATTCCGATTATTCTGTTGACGGCCATGGGCGGCGAGGAAAACAAGCTGCAAGGTTTGCAAACCGGCGCCGATGATTACTTGACCAAACCGTTCAGTTCCAAAGAACTGCTGGCGCGGGTGGAAAATCTCATTGCGCAGCGCCGCAAGCTGCGCGAACGGTTCAGTCGCGAAATTGTGCTCAAACCGAGCGCGATCGCCATTACTTCGACGGATGAACGGTTTCTGAATCGTGTCAAAGAAGCCGTGGAAAAAAATCTCGGGGACGAGGAGTTTTCCGTGGAAGATTTGGGCCGCGAAGTGGGAATGAGCCGCGTGCAACTGCATCGCAAGCTCAAAGCGTTGACTAACCAATCTGCCAGCGAATTCATTCTCTCCATGCGCCTGCAGCGCGCGGTTGATTTGTTGAACCAGAACGCCGGCACCGTTGCTGAAATTGCTTACCTGGTGGGATTCAACACGCCCAATTATTTTGCCAAATGTTTCCGCAAGCAGTTCGGCTGCTCGCCCTCGGAGTATAAAATAAATCTTGCGCAACAAGTTTCTTGA
- the malQ gene encoding 4-alpha-glucanotransferase, with the protein MTFKRSSGILLHPTSLPGPFGIGDLGPQAFRFIDWLASTGCKLWQILPLGPTGYGDSPYQCFSAFAGNPYIISPDAMFEDGLLTQTDLDSMKDLPASRVDFGLIIPKKLNLLLTAYQRFKTNPEALRNEFTYFCAENAFWLDDFSLFMSLKEANGGGAWNGWDSNLRSGKKSALDKAKKELAESIEQYSFYQFLFFRQWSKLRKYANEKAIQIMGDIPIFVAYDSADVWANPELFYLDEHGNPTIVAGVPPDYFSATGQLWGNPIYRWERMAETGYAWWIERFRSLLKLIDYIRLDHFRGFEKYWEIPAGEKTAINGKWVEGPGAHFFSAVLQELGQLPIIAEDLGVITPEVEALRDQFGFPGMKVLQFAFGHDDKLFRGLMEGFPENSVIYTGTHDNDTTLGWFHNTSGRNPEEAELERANVKRLLHSDGSNLNWELIEIALKSSARAAIIPLQDVLGLGTEGRMNLPGTTQSNWEWRFTEDMLTDEIKQRMKQLTIYSGRG; encoded by the coding sequence ATGACTTTCAAACGCTCCTCAGGAATCCTGCTTCATCCGACAAGCCTGCCCGGTCCATTTGGCATTGGCGACCTTGGCCCGCAAGCCTTTCGATTCATCGATTGGCTTGCATCCACCGGCTGTAAACTTTGGCAGATTCTTCCACTCGGTCCCACCGGGTATGGCGATTCGCCTTATCAGTGTTTCTCTGCTTTCGCGGGGAATCCCTATATCATCAGCCCGGATGCCATGTTCGAAGACGGATTGTTGACTCAAACTGACCTGGATTCGATGAAGGACCTGCCCGCCTCTCGCGTTGATTTCGGCCTGATCATACCGAAAAAGCTGAATCTGTTGCTGACGGCTTATCAGCGATTCAAGACCAACCCTGAAGCATTACGAAACGAGTTTACGTATTTTTGCGCCGAGAATGCCTTCTGGTTGGACGATTTCTCCTTATTCATGTCCCTGAAAGAGGCGAACGGCGGCGGCGCATGGAACGGCTGGGATTCGAACCTGCGTTCAGGAAAAAAATCCGCTCTCGATAAGGCAAAGAAAGAACTCGCTGAATCAATCGAGCAATATTCCTTCTATCAATTCCTGTTTTTCCGTCAGTGGAGCAAACTCCGCAAATACGCCAATGAAAAAGCGATTCAGATCATGGGCGATATCCCCATCTTTGTCGCCTATGACTCCGCTGACGTGTGGGCAAATCCTGAATTGTTCTATCTCGACGAACATGGCAATCCCACCATCGTGGCGGGTGTGCCGCCGGATTATTTCAGCGCCACCGGCCAGTTGTGGGGCAATCCCATTTATCGCTGGGAGCGCATGGCCGAGACCGGCTATGCCTGGTGGATCGAACGCTTCCGTTCGTTGCTGAAGTTAATCGACTACATCCGCCTCGACCATTTTCGCGGCTTCGAAAAATATTGGGAGATTCCCGCCGGCGAGAAAACCGCGATTAACGGCAAATGGGTGGAAGGTCCGGGCGCGCATTTTTTCAGCGCTGTGTTGCAGGAATTAGGACAGCTTCCCATCATCGCGGAAGATTTGGGGGTGATTACGCCCGAAGTCGAAGCGCTGCGCGATCAATTCGGTTTTCCGGGCATGAAGGTGTTGCAATTTGCTTTTGGGCATGACGACAAATTATTTCGCGGTCTCATGGAAGGGTTTCCAGAGAATTCTGTGATTTACACCGGTACGCATGACAATGATACGACGCTCGGCTGGTTTCATAACACCAGCGGCCGCAACCCGGAAGAGGCCGAACTGGAACGCGCTAATGTGAAACGGCTTTTGCATAGCGACGGTAGTAACTTAAATTGGGAATTAATCGAAATTGCGTTGAAATCTTCGGCACGCGCGGCCATTATTCCGTTACAAGATGTACTCGGCCTCGGCACCGAAGGCCGCATGAACCTGCCCGGCACCACGCAAAGCAATTGGGAATGGCGTTTTACCGAGGATATGCTGACGGATGAGATCAAGCAGAGAATGAAGCAGTTGACGATTTATTCCGGGCGGGGGTGA
- a CDS encoding DUF664 domain-containing protein: MNKRDIQLLYDYNRWANTRLLDAASKLTVEQFNRDLASSHGSVHGTLVHILSGEWIWLKRWQKESPKAMFSPADFPTLACVCAKWAEVEHEQMAFVRGVTEVSLKKMIAYENTQGETWRYPLQRMMQHVVNHSTYHRGQVITMLRQLGAEPAATDFLVFLDVKPEYQFEPLSMFGEL, from the coding sequence ATGAACAAAAGAGACATACAACTTCTATATGATTACAACCGCTGGGCGAACACGCGCCTTCTCGACGCCGCGTCAAAGCTCACGGTCGAGCAGTTCAACCGCGATCTTGCGAGCAGCCATGGTTCAGTGCACGGCACGCTCGTTCATATTTTGTCGGGCGAATGGATTTGGTTGAAGCGTTGGCAGAAAGAATCCCCCAAAGCTATGTTCAGTCCCGCAGATTTTCCCACGCTCGCTTGCGTGTGTGCAAAGTGGGCCGAAGTCGAGCATGAACAAATGGCATTCGTACGCGGCGTTACGGAAGTCTCGCTGAAGAAAATGATCGCCTACGAGAATACGCAAGGCGAGACCTGGCGCTATCCGCTGCAGCGCATGATGCAGCATGTCGTCAATCATTCCACCTATCATCGCGGCCAGGTAATAACCATGTTGCGGCAGCTCGGCGCCGAGCCGGCAGCAACTGACTTTCTCGTGTTTCTCGATGTGAAGCCGGAATATCAATTTGAACCTTTGTCGATGTTCGGAGAATTGTGA
- a CDS encoding glycosyltransferase, whose protein sequence is AGADMLLMPSRYEPCGLAQMIAMRYGCVPVVRAVGGLKDTVIQNETGFVFEKAHHMSVTGAIKAAIKVLEDREKWSAIQRKGMSQDFSWKASAKKYLELYESLVK, encoded by the coding sequence GCAGGCGCGGATATGCTTCTCATGCCTTCACGGTACGAACCTTGCGGGCTCGCGCAAATGATCGCCATGCGCTACGGCTGTGTACCTGTTGTGCGCGCGGTGGGCGGATTGAAAGACACTGTCATTCAGAACGAAACCGGTTTTGTGTTCGAAAAGGCACACCACATGTCTGTAACGGGGGCGATCAAGGCTGCGATCAAAGTACTGGAAGATCGCGAGAAATGGTCTGCCATTCAGCGGAAGGGGATGTCGCAGGACTTCTCCTGGAAGGCTTCCGCGAAAAAATATCTCGAACTCTACGAATCGTTGGTTAAATAA
- a CDS encoding VOC family protein, which translates to MIKGLYEIHVQVSDLMRSMQFYQKLGLQLASQEENTAFMWIVPRQSWIGLWQAEIPHIASKHLAFQIDYADMQRAFAWLMQLGITPVRHKEFEPIEPVVRPRQANCSVYFNDPDNNLLELICNLPAAPRDLPMMYLSEWEKLAATRA; encoded by the coding sequence ATGATAAAAGGACTTTACGAAATTCATGTGCAGGTGAGTGATCTGATGCGATCAATGCAATTCTATCAGAAACTCGGCTTGCAGCTCGCTTCGCAAGAAGAAAACACGGCTTTTATGTGGATCGTGCCGAGGCAAAGCTGGATCGGCCTCTGGCAAGCCGAGATTCCGCATATCGCCAGCAAACATCTCGCTTTTCAAATCGATTATGCGGATATGCAGCGCGCCTTCGCGTGGCTAATGCAACTCGGCATCACGCCGGTTCGGCACAAAGAGTTCGAGCCAATCGAACCGGTGGTGCGGCCGAGGCAGGCTAATTGTTCGGTTTATTTCAATGATCCGGACAACAACCTGCTCGAATTGATCTGCAATTTGCCGGCAGCGCCGCGTGATTTGCCGATGATGTATTTGAGCGAGTGGGAAAAACTGGCGGCGACGCGAGCTTGA